From candidate division KSB1 bacterium:
CGAAGTGACCTTCGGCCTCCCCGCAGGCGTACGGCTGAACGCCTCGGCGGAGCTCATCGGCAGACGTCGAACTGCAATCGAGACCCAGGAAACCCTCCCGCCCCGCTTCCGAATGAACCTCCGGCTGTCAAGAACGATCGGCGATTTTGCCGATTGCCGCAATCTGTTCGACGACCGTTCCCAACAATGGCAGGGTTATCGGGAACCGGGATTGATTGTTTCTCTCGGACTGATCTATCGCAGGTAGCTGGAGAATGGATAATCTTTCAAAGCCAATCATCTGAAAAGAGGAGTACCGGATGACGCTCTTTCAACTGTTAGTGAAAGGCGGAATCATGATGATTCCGCTCGCGTTCTGTTCCTTCATCGCACTGGCCATCCTGTTCGAACGACTGATGGTTCTGCGCAAGATCCAAATCAACACGCGCACCTTTGTCCTGCAGGTGAAAAACATGCTGCTGCGCGGGCGACTGCGCGATGCAATAGAACTTGCCAAGCGCACACCCGGACCGATTGCCAAAATTACCGCTGCAGGACTGGCCAAGCACGATCGTCCGCGTGAGGAAATCAAAGACGCCATCGAATCCGCCGCCCAGACCGAAGTCTATTTATTGGAAAAGAATCTCGGCGTGTTGGGTACGATTGCCGCCGTAGCGCCGCTTATCGGCTTTCTCGGCACCGTAACGGGAATGATCAAAGCGTTTATGCAGGTCCAATCCCTGGGCGGCAATGTCGATGCAGGCGTTCTGGCGGGCGGCATTTGGGAGGCGCTGATCACTACGGCTGCGGGCCTGGTGGTCGGCATCCCTTCGCTCATTTTCTACAACTGGCTGCAGAGCAAGGTCGAGCATCACGTCTTTGAAATGCAGCAAAGCTCGACGGAATTGATGGACACTTTGTTGGAAAAGGACAACCATGAAGATCCAGACTACGCGTAAGCGGATGGTGCATTTCCAAACCGTCTCTTTGACGGATATCGTTCTTTTGCTGCTGATCTTTTTTCTTCTGACCTCTTCGTTCGTCGTTCAGCCCGGCATCAAGATCAAGCTGCCCAAGGCGGCAAGCGGGGCGCAGGACGATTCGGACAAAATTTTCATTACCGTTACGCAGCGCGAACGCATCTATCTCAATCAGCAGCCGGTCACGCGCG
This genomic window contains:
- a CDS encoding MotA/TolQ/ExbB proton channel family protein, which codes for MMIPLAFCSFIALAILFERLMVLRKIQINTRTFVLQVKNMLLRGRLRDAIELAKRTPGPIAKITAAGLAKHDRPREEIKDAIESAAQTEVYLLEKNLGVLGTIAAVAPLIGFLGTVTGMIKAFMQVQSLGGNVDAGVLAGGIWEALITTAAGLVVGIPSLIFYNWLQSKVEHHVFEMQQSSTELMDTLLEKDNHEDPDYA
- a CDS encoding biopolymer transporter ExbD codes for the protein MKIQTTRKRMVHFQTVSLTDIVLLLLIFFLLTSSFVVQPGIKIKLPKAASGAQDDSDKIFITVTQRERIYLNQQPVTREELGARLRQIFSKTPDKLVVIRADKDISLETTIRIIDTA